Proteins encoded in a region of the Planctomycetota bacterium genome:
- a CDS encoding hydrolase, with protein MSTPDSTSDSFVAPWWLRSAHLQTLWATIVRRRVTLETRRERLELSDGDFLDLEHAGGEGGGRPTVLVLHGLAGSVESPYVRGLLRRIAERGWHGVLMHFRGCSGELNRLPRSYHSGETGDMAYVVEALRRRDPASPIAAVGYSLGGNALLKWLGETGAANPLTAAVAVSVPFDLHNAAERMERGLSRVYQWHLLRDLHAMVKAKMRAMDTGLTLTPGEIEALNTFRLFDDRITAPMHGFAGVDDYYTRSSSRQYLAGIGRPTLIVHARDDPFMTPDAVPTPAEVSASVTLEVSEHGGHVGFVESAGGRIGYYLDRRIPAFLAARFTEAGSRI; from the coding sequence ATGAGCACGCCTGATTCAACAAGCGATTCGTTTGTCGCGCCCTGGTGGTTGCGCAGCGCGCATCTTCAGACGCTCTGGGCGACGATTGTGCGGCGGCGCGTGACGCTCGAGACACGCCGGGAGCGGCTTGAATTGTCGGACGGCGATTTTCTGGATCTCGAACATGCGGGCGGCGAAGGGGGCGGGAGGCCGACGGTGCTGGTGCTGCATGGGCTGGCGGGGTCGGTCGAGTCGCCGTACGTGCGCGGTTTGCTGAGGCGCATCGCCGAGCGCGGATGGCATGGCGTATTGATGCACTTCCGGGGGTGCAGCGGGGAACTGAACCGGCTGCCGCGTTCGTATCACTCGGGGGAGACGGGCGACATGGCGTATGTCGTCGAGGCACTTCGCCGGCGCGATCCGGCTTCGCCGATCGCGGCGGTGGGCTACTCGCTCGGGGGCAACGCCCTGCTCAAATGGCTCGGCGAAACCGGCGCGGCGAACCCGCTGACGGCGGCGGTGGCCGTGTCCGTGCCTTTCGATCTGCACAATGCGGCGGAGCGCATGGAGCGCGGTTTGTCGCGCGTGTATCAATGGCATCTGCTGCGCGATCTGCACGCGATGGTCAAAGCGAAGATGCGGGCGATGGACACCGGTTTGACATTGACGCCGGGCGAGATCGAGGCGCTCAACACCTTTCGCCTGTTCGACGATCGCATCACCGCGCCGATGCACGGATTCGCCGGGGTCGATGACTACTACACGCGCTCCAGCAGCCGGCAATACCTGGCGGGCATTGGTCGGCCGACGCTGATCGTGCATGCGAGGGACGACCCGTTCATGACGCCCGACGCCGTGCCGACGCCCGCGGAAGTGTCGGCATCGGTGACGCTCGAAGTGAGCGAGCATGGCGGGCACGTCGGCTTCGTCGAGTCGGCGGGCGGGCGCATCGGCTATTACCTGGACCGTCGCATTCCGGCGTTTCTGGCGGCGCGTTTCACTGAGGCCGGTTCACGGATATAA
- a CDS encoding DUF3748 domain-containing protein — protein sequence MSHFPQLGVERQLTTAPTGHILANAGVWSHDGQWIVYDIRSDAAGEKFDGDRIERVHVETGEVQVLYESRDGACCGVPTCSPVDDRVVFIHGPERPDADWSYRADHRRGVVLHADRPAWPITLDARDLVSPYTPGALRGGTHLHAFSADGQCIVSTYEDHVLGARGEAGRHESNQRNVAVSLPRGPVRVLHAHPRNHDGSHFTVLVTRTVDRPRYGSDEISRACEEAWVGVDGYVRADGGRQRRAIAFQGDVVTAGGRTIREAFIVDLSDDLTTPGDGPLQGTATTRPCAPRGCAQRRLTFTANRINPGLSGPRHWLRSSPDGERIALLMRDDAGVVQLFTVSPRGGPISQLTHNPHAIGSALTWRCDGRCIAHVMDQSVCITDATTGATRRVTPRWDDPLGPRPEACVFSPDGGRIAYVRRVPDAMSGVLRNQIFTVTCPAD from the coding sequence ATGAGTCACTTTCCGCAACTCGGCGTCGAACGACAACTCACCACCGCACCGACGGGCCACATTCTCGCCAACGCCGGCGTGTGGTCGCATGATGGTCAGTGGATCGTTTATGACATCCGCTCCGATGCGGCGGGCGAAAAGTTCGACGGCGATCGCATCGAGCGCGTGCATGTGGAGACGGGCGAGGTGCAGGTCTTGTACGAATCGCGCGACGGGGCGTGCTGCGGCGTGCCGACGTGCAGCCCGGTGGACGATCGCGTCGTGTTCATTCACGGCCCGGAGCGGCCCGATGCCGATTGGAGCTACCGGGCGGATCATCGGCGCGGCGTGGTGCTCCATGCCGACCGCCCCGCTTGGCCGATCACGCTCGACGCCCGCGATCTGGTTTCGCCCTATACGCCGGGCGCGCTGCGCGGGGGGACGCATCTGCATGCGTTCAGCGCGGATGGGCAATGCATTGTTTCGACGTACGAGGATCATGTGCTTGGTGCGCGGGGCGAGGCGGGGCGGCATGAGTCGAATCAGCGGAATGTGGCGGTGAGTTTGCCGCGGGGGCCGGTGCGTGTGTTGCACGCGCATCCGCGCAATCATGATGGGTCGCACTTTACGGTGCTCGTCACGCGCACGGTCGATCGGCCGCGCTACGGGTCCGACGAGATCAGCCGGGCGTGCGAGGAGGCATGGGTCGGTGTGGACGGCTATGTTCGTGCGGACGGCGGGCGGCAACGGCGCGCGATCGCTTTTCAAGGCGACGTCGTCACGGCGGGCGGACGGACGATCCGCGAGGCGTTCATCGTCGATCTGAGTGATGACCTGACCACGCCCGGCGACGGCCCGCTTCAGGGCACGGCGACGACCCGCCCGTGCGCGCCGCGCGGGTGCGCACAGCGCCGGCTGACTTTCACCGCCAACCGTATAAACCCCGGCTTGTCCGGCCCTCGCCACTGGCTGCGCAGCTCGCCTGACGGCGAGCGCATTGCCCTGCTCATGCGCGACGACGCCGGCGTGGTGCAACTGTTCACCGTCTCACCCCGCGGCGGGCCGATCTCGCAGTTGACGCACAACCCCCACGCCATTGGGTCCGCGTTGACATGGCGGTGCGACGGACGATGCATCGCACACGTGATGGATCAGTCGGTGTGCATCACGGATGCGACCACCGGCGCGACCCGTCGTGTGACGCCGCGTTGGGACGATCCGCTTGGGCCGCGGCCGGAGGCGTGCGTGTTCTCGCCGGACGGGGGGCGCATCGCCTACGTGCGGCGCGTGCCTGATGCGATGAGTGGTGTGTTGCGCAATCAGATTTTCACGGTGACTTGCCCGGCGGATTGA
- a CDS encoding AAA domain-containing protein — protein sequence MARTDMDLDNGSSMDRGEGGPELPAGLDFSAPTMVGDSEPMKKLRARIASLGARDCTAMVHGETGSGKELVARQLHACSPRLKQPFIAVDCTTLRDTLFESQLFGHTKGAFTGADKPTLGFFRAADGGTIFLDEIGELDLPVQAKLLRVIQERCVTPLGSIKPIPINVRIIAATHRDLKELVKNGTFREDLFFRLNVVKLNVPPLRERPGDVVRLGEHFLAELAAMYDEPVKEIGPDVAAAMKAYRWPGNVRELANAMEHAVALAPGKVLTLDDMPDTLQDIEGDYSDDGDDDDDYRGSASGNGGNVDDVDVSNGDAYSGVGMADGEPVMSLDEAEKTIVAKALKLSDGNQSQAARMLQIERRRLYRMVDRFGLDHLIKK from the coding sequence ATGGCTAGGACTGACATGGACCTGGACAATGGATCCTCGATGGATCGCGGCGAAGGCGGGCCGGAGTTGCCCGCCGGGTTGGATTTTTCCGCCCCGACGATGGTGGGCGATTCGGAGCCGATGAAAAAGCTCCGCGCCCGCATCGCTTCGCTGGGCGCCCGCGACTGCACCGCCATGGTGCATGGCGAAACCGGCTCCGGCAAGGAGCTCGTCGCGCGTCAGCTTCATGCATGCAGCCCCCGGCTCAAGCAGCCGTTCATCGCCGTAGACTGTACGACGCTGCGTGACACGCTTTTCGAATCCCAGCTTTTCGGTCACACCAAGGGCGCTTTCACGGGCGCCGACAAGCCGACGCTCGGCTTCTTCCGCGCCGCGGACGGGGGCACGATCTTCCTTGATGAAATCGGCGAGCTGGATCTGCCCGTGCAGGCGAAGCTTCTGCGCGTGATTCAGGAACGCTGCGTCACGCCGCTCGGTTCGATCAAGCCGATTCCGATCAATGTGCGCATCATCGCGGCGACGCACCGTGACCTGAAGGAACTGGTCAAGAACGGCACGTTCCGCGAGGACTTGTTCTTCCGTCTGAACGTGGTGAAGCTCAACGTGCCGCCGCTGCGTGAGCGGCCGGGCGACGTGGTCCGCCTCGGCGAACACTTCCTTGCTGAACTGGCGGCGATGTACGACGAGCCGGTCAAGGAGATCGGACCGGATGTGGCGGCGGCGATGAAGGCGTATCGTTGGCCGGGCAATGTGCGTGAGCTGGCCAATGCGATGGAGCACGCGGTGGCGCTGGCGCCGGGCAAGGTGCTCACGCTCGACGACATGCCCGACACGCTCCAGGACATCGAGGGCGACTACAGCGACGACGGCGATGACGACGACGATTACCGCGGCAGCGCCTCGGGCAATGGTGGCAACGTCGATGACGTCGATGTGAGCAATGGGGACGCTTACAGCGGCGTGGGCATGGCGGACGGCGAGCCGGTGATGTCGCTGGACGAAGCGGAAAAGACGATCGTCGCCAAGGCGCTGAAGCTCTCGGACGGCAACCAGTCGCAGGCCGCCCGGATGCTCCAGATCGAGCGCCGCCGGCTCTATCGCATGGTCGACCGCTTCGGGCTCGATCATCTGATCAAGAAGTAG
- the rpoN gene encoding RNA polymerase factor sigma-54 translates to MRIDAGQHLRLEQKMKLSPRMIQSMEILQLATMALEERIEMELEQNPVLELREATADQETQPRDADTEGEREIRVEDSSQGHSEDFARADEFNREYGEEWSQNTTESAEFHTPMRKDTGERDIKMDAMANTASRGASLPDQLLEQWRFVETEAEIRKAGEHLIGFIDDDGYFRADMEQVLHQAPPGVTLEQLEAALKLIQQRLEPTGIGARDLPECMVIQIDAMIEDQGPEDELVNARALMTRHRKDLEMNRLPRIVQQSGMDMEQIKAALNVLKRLDPRPGRRLAPERVQVITPDVIVEYDPVNDRYVAGLNRGRQPALRINPQYRALSKDRSQDKATRKYLADNLSNARWLLDALQQRNSTLLRVVNVVIDAQRDFLDHGPQHLKPLPMIQVADQLGIHVGTVSRAVADKYMQTPRGIYPLRQFFSGGTENASGEEMSWAAVQAKLKEIIDNEDPKNPFSDDALVDQLKEAGLDIARRTVAKYRGQMNIPPARRRRKF, encoded by the coding sequence ATGCGGATAGATGCGGGACAGCACCTGCGGTTAGAGCAGAAGATGAAGCTCTCGCCGCGCATGATTCAGTCCATGGAGATTCTCCAGCTTGCCACCATGGCGCTGGAGGAGCGCATCGAGATGGAACTGGAGCAGAATCCCGTACTTGAGCTGCGCGAGGCCACCGCAGATCAGGAAACCCAGCCCCGCGATGCCGACACCGAGGGCGAGCGGGAGATTCGTGTGGAGGATTCGAGCCAGGGGCACAGCGAGGACTTTGCCCGGGCCGATGAGTTCAACCGCGAGTACGGCGAGGAGTGGAGCCAGAACACGACCGAGTCCGCCGAGTTCCATACGCCCATGCGTAAGGACACCGGCGAGCGCGACATCAAGATGGACGCCATGGCCAATACCGCCTCGCGCGGCGCTTCGCTTCCGGATCAGCTTCTGGAGCAGTGGCGCTTTGTCGAGACGGAGGCGGAGATCAGGAAGGCCGGCGAACATCTGATCGGGTTCATCGACGACGACGGCTACTTCCGCGCGGACATGGAACAGGTCCTGCATCAGGCCCCGCCGGGCGTGACGCTCGAGCAGCTTGAGGCGGCGCTGAAGCTCATCCAGCAGCGGCTTGAGCCGACGGGCATCGGCGCCCGCGACCTGCCCGAGTGCATGGTCATTCAGATCGACGCCATGATCGAAGACCAGGGGCCGGAGGACGAGTTGGTCAACGCCCGCGCATTGATGACCCGGCACCGCAAGGACCTGGAGATGAATCGACTGCCGCGCATCGTGCAGCAGTCGGGCATGGACATGGAGCAGATCAAGGCGGCGCTGAATGTGCTCAAGCGGCTCGATCCGCGCCCCGGCCGCCGCCTCGCCCCCGAGCGCGTGCAGGTCATCACGCCCGACGTCATCGTCGAATACGACCCCGTCAACGATCGCTACGTCGCCGGGCTCAACCGCGGTCGGCAGCCGGCCCTGCGCATCAATCCGCAGTACCGGGCGCTTTCCAAGGACCGCTCGCAGGACAAGGCCACACGCAAGTACCTGGCGGACAATCTGTCCAACGCCCGCTGGCTGCTCGATGCGCTTCAGCAGCGCAACTCGACGCTGCTGCGCGTGGTGAATGTGGTGATCGATGCGCAGCGTGACTTTCTTGATCACGGGCCTCAGCATCTCAAGCCGCTGCCGATGATCCAGGTCGCCGATCAGCTCGGCATCCACGTCGGAACCGTCTCGCGCGCCGTGGCGGACAAGTACATGCAGACCCCGCGCGGCATCTACCCGTTGCGCCAGTTTTTCTCCGGCGGAACGGAAAACGCCAGCGGCGAGGAAATGTCCTGGGCCGCCGTGCAGGCCAAGCTCAAGGAAATCATCGACAACGAAGACCCCAAAAATCCCTTCTCCGACGATGCGCTCGTCGACCAGCTCAAGGAAGCCGGGCTGGACATCGCCCGTCGCACCGTCGCCAAATACCGCGGCCAGATGAACATCCCCCCCGCGCGCCGTCGGCGCAAGTTTTAA
- the recR gene encoding recombination protein RecR gives MNRLIDEFAKLPGIGRRTAERLAFHVLKSQRDEAMALARAISDVKSNVRHCHICYNLTETDPCLICADPRRDAHKILVVEQPRDVISLEQTHVYDGVYHVLLGHLAPLEGVGPGSLTVGPLIERVKTAADAGKSVEVILGTNPNMEGDGTSLYIADQLAGLANVTLSRLARGLPVGTQLEYANKAVLSDAIASRQSVK, from the coding sequence ATGAACCGTCTGATCGACGAGTTCGCCAAGCTGCCGGGCATCGGGCGGCGGACGGCGGAGCGGCTGGCGTTTCACGTGCTCAAATCGCAGCGCGACGAAGCCATGGCGCTCGCCCGCGCGATCAGCGATGTGAAATCGAACGTCCGCCATTGCCACATCTGCTACAACCTGACGGAAACCGACCCGTGCCTCATCTGTGCAGACCCCCGACGCGACGCCCATAAGATTCTCGTCGTCGAGCAGCCCCGTGATGTCATCAGTCTCGAGCAGACCCATGTCTACGACGGCGTGTATCACGTCCTGCTCGGACACCTGGCCCCGCTCGAAGGCGTCGGGCCCGGCAGTCTGACCGTCGGCCCGCTGATCGAGCGTGTTAAAACCGCCGCCGACGCGGGCAAGAGCGTCGAGGTCATCCTCGGCACGAATCCGAATATGGAAGGCGACGGCACCTCGCTCTACATCGCCGACCAACTCGCCGGCCTCGCCAACGTCACGCTCAGCCGCCTCGCCCGCGGCCTGCCCGTGGGCACGCAACTCGAGTACGCCAACAAGGCCGTCCTCTCCGATGCCATCGCCAGCCGGCAATCGGTCAAATAG
- a CDS encoding YbaB/EbfC family nucleoid-associated protein produces the protein MFEQLKGLASIMKNAGAIREQAQKLKDELAQKVVVGESGGGAVRVTMNGQGKVLRVELDEPLLAGIAGDDKLMVEELIAAAVNNGVEMVQRLVAQEMSKLTGGMNLPGMEGLLRS, from the coding sequence ATGTTTGAACAGCTCAAGGGACTGGCTTCGATCATGAAAAACGCAGGCGCGATCCGAGAGCAGGCCCAGAAGCTCAAGGACGAGCTGGCTCAGAAAGTCGTCGTCGGCGAGTCCGGCGGCGGAGCGGTGCGCGTCACCATGAACGGCCAGGGCAAGGTGCTGCGCGTCGAACTCGATGAACCCTTGCTGGCGGGCATCGCGGGGGATGACAAGCTCATGGTCGAAGAGCTGATCGCCGCGGCGGTCAACAACGGCGTCGAGATGGTGCAGCGGCTCGTGGCGCAGGAGATGAGCAAGCTCACCGGCGGGATGAACCTGCCGGGCATGGAAGGACTGCTGCGCTCATGA
- the dnaX gene encoding DNA polymerase III subunit gamma/tau, translated as MSYTALARRYRSQSFDDVVGQEPIAQTLKNAIATDRLHHAYLFCGTRGVGKTSMARLFARALNAPDTIPDCPRPKGVEYPPKDVQQRMADAIMSGQDMNVIEIDGASHGGVDDARQLIANAGLAPTGNARFKVYIIDEVHMLSNAAFNALLKTMEEPPSHLKFILATTEPHKVLPTIHSRCQRFDFRNIPIGRIVEHLREVLKAEKHKADDAVLFQVARLGNGSMRDALSLLDRLLATGENPLTDEVLERMLGLPDRFVIAALADAIADSDPGAALAKTDELLKRGVAQEQLLTVLSEHLRNLMLIAACGPTSDLVELDEESKKQAAAQAAKFDTAGLVHMIALLENVQRYGKSSSTPRALLDAAIVRLAMSEKFADVATLLSGEASGGAGGQKKKLAVESTSRPAALPTRPAAAVTAKSPEPVVPKLKFTPPPKSPTPEPQRAANAQQRDAVMNEPLVRQVVDMFDARLVDLRAKPNQKKDDPDV; from the coding sequence ATGTCCTATACCGCTCTGGCACGCCGATACCGCTCGCAGTCCTTCGATGATGTCGTGGGGCAGGAGCCGATCGCGCAGACGCTCAAGAACGCCATCGCCACCGATCGCCTGCACCATGCCTACCTCTTCTGCGGCACGCGCGGCGTCGGCAAAACTTCGATGGCCCGTCTGTTCGCACGGGCTCTCAACGCCCCCGACACCATCCCCGACTGCCCCCGGCCCAAGGGCGTCGAATACCCGCCCAAAGATGTGCAGCAGCGCATGGCCGACGCCATCATGAGCGGGCAGGACATGAACGTCATCGAGATCGACGGCGCCAGCCACGGCGGCGTCGATGATGCGCGTCAACTCATCGCCAACGCCGGCCTCGCCCCGACCGGCAACGCCCGCTTCAAGGTCTACATCATCGACGAAGTGCACATGCTCTCCAACGCGGCGTTCAACGCGCTGCTCAAGACGATGGAGGAGCCGCCGTCGCATTTGAAGTTCATTCTGGCGACGACCGAGCCGCACAAGGTGCTGCCCACGATTCATTCGCGCTGTCAGCGTTTTGACTTCCGCAACATCCCCATCGGGCGGATCGTCGAACATCTCCGCGAGGTGCTCAAGGCGGAGAAGCACAAGGCGGACGACGCGGTGCTCTTTCAAGTGGCGCGGCTCGGCAACGGGTCGATGCGCGATGCGCTGTCGCTGCTCGATCGCCTTCTCGCCACCGGCGAGAACCCGCTGACGGACGAGGTGCTGGAGCGCATGCTCGGCCTGCCCGATCGCTTCGTCATCGCCGCCCTGGCCGACGCCATCGCCGACTCCGACCCCGGCGCAGCCCTCGCCAAAACCGACGAACTGCTCAAACGCGGCGTCGCGCAGGAACAATTGCTCACCGTGCTGAGCGAACATCTGCGCAATCTCATGCTGATCGCCGCCTGCGGGCCAACCAGCGACCTTGTCGAACTCGATGAGGAATCGAAAAAGCAGGCGGCGGCGCAGGCGGCGAAGTTCGACACTGCGGGCCTGGTCCACATGATTGCGCTGCTGGAGAACGTGCAGCGATACGGCAAAAGTTCATCGACGCCGCGGGCGCTGCTCGATGCGGCGATCGTGCGGCTGGCCATGAGCGAGAAATTCGCCGACGTCGCGACGCTTTTGAGCGGCGAAGCTTCCGGAGGCGCCGGGGGTCAAAAAAAAAAGTTAGCCGTTGAATCGACGTCTCGGCCCGCCGCATTGCCGACGCGACCCGCGGCGGCAGTGACAGCCAAATCGCCCGAACCCGTCGTCCCCAAACTCAAATTCACGCCGCCGCCCAAGTCGCCGACGCCCGAACCGCAGCGGGCGGCCAACGCCCAGCAGCGCGATGCCGTCATGAACGAACCCCTCGTGCGGCAGGTGGTGGACATGTTCGACGCCCGGCTCGTGGACCTGCGGGCCAAACCGAATCAGAAAAAGGATGACCCGGATGTTTGA
- a CDS encoding MATE family efflux transporter, which produces MPSVWPSREEFGGLLRLAGPVVLVQVGMMLMGVVDTIMVGHLSAEALAAVALGNQYLWGVSMFFMGLLMSLDPVMAQAVGARDQEGMARAVQRGLVLCLLTSGAAVLVMVPVRGVLAGLQQPEELVSGAGVYVWICMAGMLPFFAFVVLRSALQGMDTVRPIVWAVVVANGANGLANWVLIYGKLGMPAMGVAGSAWATVVCRWVMAGMLAGLSWGTLRGLVRPWRREATAIGPLKRMLKIGLPIGAHMSAEHGAFALVAILMGALGVTQLAAHQMALNLAALTFMVPLGISQAAAVRVGQAIGEGDASKARRAAAGALALGATFMTGTAVLFVSIPAELARMFTDDVPAVALAALLIPIAGLFQVFDGLQTVATGVLRGVGDTRGPMVINLLGLWLIGTPVGIELAFGRGIGAVGLWWGFVAGLAAVAMMLVGRVMMRMRGPMERIMVDESRF; this is translated from the coding sequence ATGCCATCGGTGTGGCCGAGTCGTGAGGAGTTTGGGGGGTTGTTGCGGCTGGCGGGGCCGGTGGTGTTGGTGCAGGTGGGGATGATGTTGATGGGGGTGGTGGACACGATCATGGTGGGACATTTGTCGGCGGAGGCGCTAGCGGCGGTGGCGCTGGGGAATCAGTATTTGTGGGGCGTGTCGATGTTTTTCATGGGGCTGCTCATGTCGTTGGACCCGGTAATGGCGCAGGCGGTGGGGGCACGCGATCAGGAGGGCATGGCGCGGGCGGTGCAGCGGGGGTTGGTGCTTTGCTTGTTGACATCGGGGGCTGCGGTGCTGGTGATGGTCCCGGTGCGGGGGGTGTTGGCGGGATTGCAGCAGCCGGAGGAACTGGTGAGCGGGGCGGGGGTGTATGTTTGGATCTGCATGGCGGGGATGCTGCCGTTTTTTGCGTTTGTGGTGTTGCGGTCGGCGCTGCAGGGGATGGACACGGTGCGGCCGATTGTCTGGGCGGTGGTAGTGGCGAACGGGGCGAACGGGCTGGCGAACTGGGTGTTGATTTACGGGAAGCTGGGGATGCCGGCGATGGGCGTGGCGGGGTCGGCATGGGCGACGGTGGTTTGCCGATGGGTGATGGCGGGGATGCTGGCGGGGCTGAGTTGGGGGACGCTGCGCGGACTGGTGCGGCCGTGGCGTCGGGAGGCGACGGCGATCGGGCCGTTGAAGCGCATGCTCAAGATCGGCCTGCCCATCGGGGCGCACATGTCGGCGGAGCACGGGGCGTTCGCGCTGGTGGCGATCCTGATGGGCGCGCTGGGGGTCACGCAACTGGCGGCGCATCAGATGGCGCTGAATCTGGCGGCGCTGACGTTCATGGTGCCGTTGGGTATTTCGCAGGCGGCGGCGGTGCGGGTCGGACAGGCGATCGGCGAAGGCGATGCGAGCAAGGCGCGACGAGCGGCGGCGGGGGCGCTGGCGCTGGGGGCGACGTTCATGACGGGGACGGCGGTTTTATTCGTGAGCATCCCGGCCGAACTGGCACGGATGTTCACGGATGACGTACCCGCGGTCGCGCTGGCGGCCTTGCTCATTCCGATCGCGGGACTGTTTCAGGTGTTCGACGGATTGCAGACGGTGGCGACGGGTGTATTACGCGGGGTGGGCGACACGCGGGGGCCGATGGTGATCAATCTGCTGGGGCTTTGGCTGATTGGGACGCCGGTCGGGATCGAGTTGGCGTTCGGTCGGGGGATCGGCGCGGTGGGATTGTGGTGGGGATTCGTAGCGGGGCTCGCGGCGGTGGCGATGATGCTGGTCGGTCGGGTGATGATGCGGATGCGGGGGCCGATGGAGCGGATCATGGTGGACGAATCGCGGTTTTGA